A stretch of Geotrypetes seraphini chromosome 2, aGeoSer1.1, whole genome shotgun sequence DNA encodes these proteins:
- the LGALS1 gene encoding galectin-1, which translates to MAGLLVSHLNIKPGQCIGIKGIVPQDCKSFVINIGKDCSNLMLHLNARFDHEGDVNTIVCNSTVAEVWGEEQRETTFPFHQGDGAEICFSFDKSEVTVKLPGGHEFKFPNRQSLDEVNYIAVNGFHAKGLNFD; encoded by the exons ATGGCA GGTCTACTTGTAAGCCACTTGAACATAAAGCCTGGCCAGTGCATTGGTATCAAGGGAATTGTGCCACAGGATTGTAAAAG TTTTGTGATCAACATTGGAAAAGACTGCTCAAATCTGATGCTTCACCTTAACGCTCGGTTTGATCATGAAGGGGATGTGAACACCATTGTGTGCAACTCCACAGTGGCAGAAGTGTGGGGGGAAGAACAGAGGGAGACCACCTTCCCCTTTCATCAGGGTGATGGGGCAGAG ATATGTTTCTCATTTGATAAAAGTGAGGTGACGGTGAAGCTTCCTGGAGGCCACGAGTTCAAGTTCCCCAACCGGCAGTCTCTTGATGAAGTCAACTATATAGCAGTGAATGGCTTCCATGCTAAAGGGCTCAACTTTGACTGA